In a single window of the Pirellulales bacterium genome:
- the aceA gene encoding isocitrate lyase ICL2 encodes MSSFEEQVVETQKYLDSPRFKGIKRLYSARQVVEQRGSIPASYAIAQGAAEAFYARLRELFDERKSITTFGPYSPGQAVAMKRMGIEGIYLGGWATSAKGSIIEDPGPDLASYPLSQVPDEAAGIVRALLTADRNQVYNRSRMTAEKRAATREVDYRPFIIADADTGHGGDAHVRNLIRRFVEVGVPGYHIEDQRPGSKKCGHQGGKVLVTSDEQIKRLNSARFQLDIMKVPGMIVARTDAESATLLESNGDERDQPFILGATNIDLPTYKVANLAVLRKFYNSGVAELNGFMLYSISDEEYAEADTWLERAGVTQLVQEGAARFQKDPATNVDAILDKAVTRMADVWIAEAGMKTYARAVADVMEFRHNEGEEFPLSVEEWLHFAERASFNVAKNKARSMGIHIIWDCERSRTVEGYYQVQGGIEYSIHKSLAAAPFADLLWMETKTADLKDAKEFADAIHAKFPDKMLAYNLSPSFNWDTTGMTDEQMRAFPEELGKMGFVFNFITYGGHQIDGLAGEEFALALKQEGMLALARLQRKFRLVESPYSTPQTLVGGPRLDGALGACTGRTTATKAMGKGSTQFQHLVQTEVPTSLLQEWLNLWSAHYKHPQLKVELRPNRAGSDLLELRVLDGSGQKLANVVFGTIQDRRGRSILSVRDQNTFDVSLRKKRLMALLHLFLIHRYKSVAVHYLSPTEDNQYQCERMQRLGIYSQVNNEVGEIIVADIDTAGVAKLLQSDRVALKSLIEKESGRAPVSA; translated from the coding sequence ATGAGTTCGTTCGAGGAGCAGGTGGTCGAAACGCAGAAGTACCTCGATAGCCCCCGTTTCAAGGGCATCAAGCGGCTCTATTCCGCGCGACAGGTGGTCGAGCAGCGCGGCAGCATTCCGGCTTCGTATGCGATCGCACAAGGCGCGGCCGAGGCGTTCTACGCCCGGCTCCGCGAGCTGTTCGACGAGCGCAAGTCGATCACGACATTCGGCCCTTACTCCCCCGGTCAGGCCGTGGCGATGAAACGGATGGGGATCGAAGGCATCTACCTTGGGGGGTGGGCCACCTCGGCCAAAGGCTCGATCATCGAAGATCCGGGCCCCGATCTCGCCAGCTACCCGCTCAGCCAGGTTCCCGACGAGGCGGCCGGCATCGTGCGCGCCCTGCTCACGGCCGATCGCAACCAAGTCTACAATCGTTCGCGGATGACCGCCGAGAAGCGCGCCGCCACGCGCGAGGTCGACTATCGCCCCTTCATCATCGCCGATGCCGATACCGGCCACGGCGGCGACGCGCACGTGCGAAATCTGATTCGCCGCTTCGTCGAGGTGGGCGTGCCGGGCTATCACATCGAAGATCAACGCCCCGGCTCGAAGAAGTGCGGCCACCAGGGGGGCAAGGTCCTCGTCACCTCCGACGAACAGATCAAACGACTCAATTCGGCACGCTTCCAGCTCGATATCATGAAGGTGCCGGGCATGATCGTGGCGCGTACCGACGCCGAGTCGGCCACGCTGCTCGAAAGCAACGGCGACGAACGCGATCAGCCCTTTATCCTGGGCGCCACGAACATCGATCTGCCCACCTACAAGGTGGCCAATCTCGCCGTGCTGCGCAAGTTCTACAACTCGGGCGTCGCCGAGTTGAACGGCTTCATGCTCTACTCGATCTCCGACGAAGAGTACGCCGAGGCCGACACCTGGCTCGAGCGTGCCGGCGTCACGCAGTTGGTTCAAGAGGGCGCGGCCCGCTTCCAGAAAGATCCGGCGACGAATGTCGACGCGATTCTCGACAAGGCGGTCACTCGCATGGCCGACGTCTGGATCGCCGAAGCCGGCATGAAGACCTACGCCCGCGCCGTCGCCGACGTGATGGAGTTCCGCCACAACGAAGGGGAAGAGTTCCCCCTGTCGGTCGAAGAGTGGCTCCACTTTGCCGAACGTGCCTCGTTCAACGTGGCAAAGAACAAAGCCCGCTCGATGGGCATCCACATCATCTGGGACTGCGAGCGCTCGCGCACCGTCGAGGGCTACTACCAGGTGCAAGGGGGCATCGAATACTCGATCCACAAGTCGCTCGCGGCCGCGCCGTTCGCCGATCTGTTGTGGATGGAGACGAAGACCGCCGACTTGAAAGATGCCAAGGAATTCGCCGACGCGATTCACGCCAAGTTCCCCGACAAGATGCTGGCCTACAATCTCTCGCCGTCGTTCAACTGGGACACCACCGGCATGACCGACGAGCAGATGCGGGCCTTCCCCGAAGAGTTGGGCAAGATGGGCTTCGTCTTCAACTTCATCACCTACGGCGGTCATCAGATCGACGGCCTCGCCGGCGAGGAATTCGCCCTGGCGCTCAAGCAGGAAGGCATGCTCGCTCTGGCCCGGCTGCAGCGCAAGTTCCGCCTGGTCGAGTCTCCCTACTCGACGCCACAGACCCTCGTCGGCGGCCCGCGGCTCGACGGGGCGCTCGGCGCTTGCACGGGGCGCACCACGGCCACCAAGGCCATGGGCAAGGGTTCGACGCAGTTCCAGCACCTGGTCCAGACCGAGGTCCCCACGAGCCTGTTGCAAGAGTGGCTCAACCTGTGGAGTGCCCATTACAAGCACCCGCAACTCAAGGTCGAGTTGCGGCCGAACCGGGCAGGTTCCGACCTGCTCGAGCTGCGCGTGCTCGACGGCAGCGGTCAAAAGCTGGCGAACGTCGTCTTCGGCACGATCCAGGATCGCCGCGGGCGATCGATCCTCTCGGTCCGCGACCAGAACACATTCGACGTCTCGCTGCGGAAGAAGCGGCTCATGGCGCTCTTGCACCTGTTCCTCATCCACCGCTACAAGTCGGTGGCGGTGCATTACCTCAGCCCGACCGAAGACAATCAGTACCAGTGCGAACGCATGCAACGGCTGGGCATCTACTCGCAGGTGAACAACGAAGTCGGCGAGATCATCGTGGCCGACATCGACACCGCGGGGGTGGCCAAGCTGCTGCAATCGGACCGCGTGGCGCTGAAGAGCCTGATCGAAAAAGAATCGGGCCGGGCACCGGTTTCGGCGTAG